A DNA window from Fragaria vesca subsp. vesca linkage group LG3, FraVesHawaii_1.0, whole genome shotgun sequence contains the following coding sequences:
- the LOC101297125 gene encoding uncharacterized protein LOC101297125, with amino-acid sequence MGKSYKDSLKALEADIQHVNTLALDYPREKDGARLQMRLSYSPVANLFLFLVQWTDCQLAGALGLLRILIYVTYPDGKTTMSIYERRASIKEFYGVIFPSLLQLQKGITDLEDRKQKEVCTVRFRRKDELERGKLSEIDMEREEECGICMEVNNKVVLPNCSHSLCLKCYRDWRGRSQSCPFCRDSLKRVNSGDLWIYTEKCDAIDLSTILREDRKRLFMYIDKLPLVVPDPIYLPYDSHVR; translated from the exons AAGGCGCTCGAAGCTGATATTCAACACGTCAATACTCT GGCTTTAGATTATCCGAGGGAGAAAGATGGAGCAAGACTTCAGATGAGACTATCCTACAGTCCGGTGGCGAATTTATTTCTCTTTCTTGTTCAGTGGACGGATTGCCAGCTTGCTGGGGCCCTTGGCTTGCTTAGGATTCTTATTTATGTG ACTTATCCTGATGGAAAGACCACCATGTCGATTTACGAAAGGAGGGCCAGCATTAAAGAATTTTACG GGGTGATATTTCCTTCTTTGTTGCAACTTCAAAAGGGCATCACGGATTTGGAGGACAGGAAACAAAAAGAGGTTTGTACTGTCAGGTTCAGAAGAAAGGATGAGTTGGAGAGAGGAAAACTCTCTGAAATCGACATGGAAAGAGAAGAAGAGTGTGGAATTTGCATGGAGGTGAACAACAAAGTTGTGTTGCCTAACTGCAGTCACTCATTGTGTTTGAAGTGTTATCGGGATTG GCGTGGACGGTCTCAGTCATGCCCCTTTTGTCGTGATAGTCTTAAAAGAGTAAACTCAGGCGACCTTTGGATTTACACGGAAAAATGTGATGCTATTGACCTATCAACAATCTTAAGAGAAGACCGCAAGAGACTATTTATGTACATTGATAAGTTGCCTCTTGTCGTTCCAGATCCTATATATCTTCCCTACGATTCGCATGTTCGGTGA